A segment of the Acidobacteriota bacterium genome:
GCCACGGCGAGCAGATGGCCGTGTTCAAAGGCAGCATCGCCGTCGCCGGGACGCCGCTCGGTGAGATCCTCGGTGGCGCCACCGTCGAGGGGCAGGGCCTGACCCCGGGCCAGTGGACCGATCTGCAGCAGCAGGTCCGCGGGGGCGGCGCCGCCATCATCAAGCTGCGAGGTCGCTCCTCCTTCCAGTCTCCGGCCCACCTGAGCACCTCCATGCTCCGGGGCCGCCTGGGCGCCGACGAGTTCCCGTGGCCCTGCGGCACCTACGTCAACCGGGGCGAATTCCGCCACATCATGATGGCCATGGACACGCGCTTCGGTCCCGACGGTCTGGAGTACTCGATGCCGGAGGGCGATGCCGCGGACATGGCCGCGCTCAGGAATTCCTACCAGCACCTGACGAACCTCCGGGACCAGACCATCGCCGACGGCCTGCTACCGCCGTTGGACGAATGGAAGGACGTGAATCCGAATCTGGTGTGAAGAGTTGTCGGCACTGACGCGTCGCGCCGTCCGTGTACGGGAACGAAACGTTGACGATGTCACCTTGCTCAAAGGTCTGAATAGGCCTTGGTGTCCTCTTCGGATCGCCATTCCTCGAAGGTCCGGAACGGGTCATCCGTGGTGGCGTCCCGGCTCGCTTTGGTGAGGATTACTTGTCCGTCAATGATCTCGTACAGGAGTTCGTCCCCGGGCTGCAACCCGAGCAAAGTGCGGATCGGAAGCGGGATGGTTGTCTGGGCCTTGGAAGTCAGCTTGCTGATGATCATGGAATGCACCTCCGCCCGGTCTGTCGGACTTTCCCATTGCAAGGAACTTCCTTACTTGCTGTCACCCCTCCACGACATTATCTCTCACCGCGAACCGGACCCAGGGCGGAAGAGAGGAGATCGGAAGTCAATCACAGAGCAAGCTGCTGGGCTTGCGCGTGCCAGGTGACTTGCAGCTCACGTCCGAGGAAAGGCCGATCCATAGTGCCCCGCTGGCCGTGGCCAGTACTCCAGCAGTTCGGCCACCGGAGTCGTTCCAGTCCGTGTGAGGAAGCGGATGGCAGCGTCGACCATGAGTCTCGGTCGTCTCTCCGCCAGAGAACGCCACCAGGTCCCATGCCGGTGTGGAAGGCGAGTTGAACCGTGAAAGGTTCATTGGGTGGAAGCGGCGGGCCAAGCCAGTAGCTGGGACTGCGGCCGGGAGCTTTGCTCAGAAGGACGGCGACACGGCGTTTGTGTCCAAGCAGTCCAATCCAGACCGGCGCCAGCACCCGGCAGTCATCCCAACCACTGAGCAGAGTTTGCGCTTCCCCGTCCCGGGAGGGGCCAATGATCCCCGAAAAGCGCCACGCGATCATAAACTCGGCTGAGTCGGAGCCCTCAATTTCGCAGGGTAGTTCTTGAATTTCGTTGGAAGGACCGAACGGCGTCCAACTCTCAGAAGGGGGCAGGTGTGGCGGCCACTCCAACCATGCTCTGATCTCGCCTGAAGTTTCCAGGACTTGGTAGCGCAGTCCGTCTGAATCGAGTGTGGCCTGCACGCAGTGCAGGGTCCCACGTGTCCTGCCGGCTCCACCGGTCAATACCTGAAGCACACCTTGGTGAACCTGTACGTCGAAGGTCAGAAGGTGACTGCATACATACGCAAACACTCGGTGTCGGACCAGTACATCCCAGAATTCACGGCCGTCTTCTGGCACGATTCCCAACTCATGGGGACCGAAATGCCCTTTGACGGGATGGGCAGGATGATGGCCGAACACGAGTCGGTACCGTGCATCGGCATGGTCCGACAGGGTTTGATCGAGCCACGTGGTTTCCACACGCCCTTCGCCTCCGTGTCCGGACCAGAGGGTGTTGACGAAGACGAGAAGCAGATCGTCGCGGCGTACGAAATAGGTCAGTCCCTCCTGGCCCGGTGGCCCGTTGCGGGGCAGGTGCGCCAGAATTTCCCTGAACACGCGCTCACTTGCCGAATCGTAGGCCGTATGGTTTCCCGTGGTGTGAAAGAGCGGGATCCTGGTCCTGTCCAGCCAGTGCATTTCCCGCTCGAACCAGTGCCGCCATTGGTTTCTCAAAGTCTCTTCATCAGTGGAGAGACCGATGATCTCGTCACCCGGAAAGCAGATGAATTGAGGCTGGGGGCGAAGGCGAGCAAGGACGGCGTTCACCCTTGCAAAGTTGGCCTCCTCCGGTTTTCCCGCCACGCCGGAGCAGCTGTCCGCGTAGCAGACGAACTGATGGCCAGCTCCGTCGCGCGGGGTGAGGGCAGCGATTGTGGGAGAAAGCAAATCCACAGGGTTATCTCATGGGTTGAGGAACAGTTCGGACGTGGACTCGAAAACGCTCCAGAAATAAGGCGTGAGTGGCCAGGTTCAGTGGACCCGGCCGGGTGAGAAGGCTTTCTCCTCCTCGAACCCATGGGTCAGGACGAAGAAATACGAAGGGCTCTGGCCCAGGTCCGACTCGATGACCAACTCGAAGAGGTTTTCCTCGTTGCTCTCACTGGCCACCGCTTGGACGTAGCCAATCTCCTCGGACTTGATGAAGAGTTCTCCCAATAGGAGCTTGCCCCGGAGGACCTGAACCAGCAGAGTGCCGTCCGGCTCGCTGGCGAAATGCCAGTGGAGGTCCTCGTCGTCGTAGAGGACGGCGTTCATCGTTCCCGCCCTCAAGATGCAGTTGGGATGGGCGTTGAGCCATCTCCAGAAAGCGTCGAACGTCATCGTGAAAGGAGCTTCCATGCGGCTCATGGTAACAGTCCGCAGCGGAAGTCGTCACGGCATTCGGCCCGGTCTCCGGCTACCGCCTGAGGGCCGCTTCGACGCCCAAGAATCCTGCCAGCAGGAAGAAAACGAGGATCGAGGCCAGCACTATTGAGGTCCAGGGCCGGTTCCGGTAACGGCTGCCGATCCATCCGGACTTGCCGTTCATGCGCAGCAACGCGGCCGCCAGCATGGGGACGAAGAGCACGCCGACGATGGCATAGGTTTTCTGCATCCGGGCGAACCCGACCCACAGGCCCACCATCGGAATCGTGGCCATGGCGTACATGAAACCCCGGTAGATCCTGGAGTCGGGGTCCACACGCCGGCTCTTGCCTGATCCCCGGTTACCCATCAGCGAGGTCAGGTCGGTGAACAAGTAGGGAATGCTCTGCCACGCCCCCAGGAGACTGCTGAAGATGGCTCCCCAGGCTCCCAACAGGAACGCCCAGCCCCCCAATGGACCCAGAGACTCCGACAGACGCTCAGCCAGGCGAATCAGCAGCGTGGCGCCGCCGCCCTGTACCTCGACCTGGCTGCCGATGATCACCATGGCCAAGCCGAACAGGGCCGTTACGACGTAGGCGGCGGCCAGATCGAGCCGGCAGATTGTGAGATCCTTCACGCCGCGCCGCCCCTCCTCCTGGATCCAGTAGCCG
Coding sequences within it:
- a CDS encoding metallophosphoesterase, which codes for MNAVLARLRPQPQFICFPGDEIIGLSTDEETLRNQWRHWFEREMHWLDRTRIPLFHTTGNHTAYDSASERVFREILAHLPRNGPPGQEGLTYFVRRDDLLLVFVNTLWSGHGGEGRVETTWLDQTLSDHADARYRLVFGHHPAHPVKGHFGPHELGIVPEDGREFWDVLVRHRVFAYVCSHLLTFDVQVHQGVLQVLTGGAGRTRGTLHCVQATLDSDGLRYQVLETSGEIRAWLEWPPHLPPSESWTPFGPSNEIQELPCEIEGSDSAEFMIAWRFSGIIGPSRDGEAQTLLSGWDDCRVLAPVWIGLLGHKRRVAVLLSKAPGRSPSYWLGPPLPPNEPFTVQLAFHTGMGPGGVLWRRDDRDSWSTLPSASSHGLERLRWPNCWSTGHGQRGTMDRPFLGRELQVTWHAQAQQLAL
- a CDS encoding Nramp family divalent metal transporter — translated: MRNPLAILGPGLLVAATGVGAGDLATAGFAGSKLGVAILWAVLAGSFFKFVLSEGITRWQLATGHTLLEGAVDRLGRPVQYLFLGYLVVWSFLVAAALMSACGVASHALLPLHSDPATGKIFHGIVWSLVGVLMVRLGGYRLFEKVMRVCIGLMFCTVVVSAGRLAPDWGDVIAGLVWPAIPESSGQGLGWTLALMGGVGGTVTILCYGYWIQEEGRRGVKDLTICRLDLAAAYVVTALFGLAMVIIGSQVEVQGGGATLLIRLAERLSESLGPLGGWAFLLGAWGAIFSSLLGAWQSIPYLFTDLTSLMGNRGSGKSRRVDPDSRIYRGFMYAMATIPMVGLWVGFARMQKTYAIVGVLFVPMLAAALLRMNGKSGWIGSRYRNRPWTSIVLASILVFFLLAGFLGVEAALRR
- a CDS encoding type II toxin-antitoxin system PrlF family antitoxin, whose amino-acid sequence is MIISKLTSKAQTTIPLPIRTLLGLQPGDELLYEIIDGQVILTKASRDATTDDPFRTFEEWRSEEDTKAYSDL